TGTGCTCAGTGATGGAAAATAGTGGTCGATGTTTTCATCAAGCGCTGTCAGATGAGAAACAACAATAGGGATCATTTCTTTAATGCAAGTGGTACGCATTGAAGGAAACATATCAAAATTACCTGAGCTTGCtctatttttccaaataataattttcttttttagagcaACTAACTTATCTGTTGAGGTCAGAATATTTTCATTTCTCCCTTGCATGCTactgtttgtgttgtttaattgaCTGAATATTTCTGTTAGGTATTCCAGTTTAGACATCCAAAGTTCACAACGAAGATGCTCACAGAATTTTCCCTGCTTTTCTTGGTCGAAAAATACGATTAATTCATTGTGTAATTCATGAACACGAGTTAATACCTTACCTTTCGATAGCCATCGAACTTCGGTATGCATTAGTAATCTAACATGCTGGGAGTCCATTCCTTTGCATAGTTGTTCAAATAATCTTGACTTCAAAGgcctacttttaatataatttactatttcaactagctggtgtaacaccagttttaaatcttcttgtgatatttttgaaataagaaCTTCTCTGTGTAAAAAGCAATGAGTACGAATAAGATCTGGGTTTTCTTTTTCTGCAAGAGATACAAATCCTTTAATACAGCCTGTCATACATGGGGCTCCATCAGTGCAAATGCCTACGCAAGATTTCCATGTTAAATTCATTTCTCTAAGGTAGTCAGTTATCACATCAAAAATATCTTGACCTCTAGTAGTAGTTGACATTCCTTTGCAACACAAAAACTGATTGATTATTTCTCTGCCATCAATAAAACGTACAAATGCAAGCAAGTGACTAGTGTTGCTTATATCCGTGGACTCATCAACAGTTAATGCAAAAGTAGAATCCTGAAGTTTTTTCTgaacctttttttcaatattttcagataaatctaaaattcttctgtgtattgtatcatttgataaggggattttgctaatttctttttcagctttctcaccaAACATGGATTTAACAATCTTTTTGCAAGCGGGCAGTATAACTGACTCAGCAAGTGTGTGAGCTTtagatt
The nucleotide sequence above comes from Palaemon carinicauda isolate YSFRI2023 chromosome 2, ASM3689809v2, whole genome shotgun sequence. Encoded proteins:
- the LOC137619691 gene encoding zinc finger BED domain-containing protein 5-like encodes the protein MDKFLIRKEASGSRESDSEQSLNPTNSNVKKARIRHYLNRQYNESYLKFGFFWSGDAAQPNPLCVVCGDKMSNESMVPSKLKRHLTSKHSSLQDKDLVYFQRLLDQQSKQRNVFEKTMTASERAQLASIEVAEIIALKSKAHTLAESVILPACKKIVKSMFGEKAEKEISKIPLSNDTIHRRILDLSENIEKKVQKKLQDSTFALTVDESTDISNTSHLLAFVRFIDGREIINQFLCCKGMSTTTRGQDIFDVITDYLREMNLTWKSCVGICTDGAPCMTGCIKGFVSLAEKENPDLIRTHCFLHREVLISKISQEDLKLVLHQLVEIVNYIKSRPLKSRLFEQLCKGMDSQHVRLLMHTEVRWLSKGKVLTRVHELHNELIVFFDQEKQGKFCEHLRCELWMSKLEYLTEIFSQLNNTNSSMQGRNENILTSTDKLVALKKKIIIWKNRASSGNFDMFPSMRTTCIKEMIPIVVSHLTALDENIDHYFPSLSTEKYDWIRNPFMNIPSNIGLQLCEEEELATISSDRDLKIKHSTVPIDSFWISVQEEYPTLSKKALSLLLQFSTSYLCELGFSTLNNIKTKKRERLRSTEEEMRVCLSHIRPNIEEVAKKHQAQVSH